GCTGCTGCTTGCTGCGCTCCAGGGCCTCGATGTCGGTGTTCAGGCGACTGTCCCGGGCCTCCAAGTCGCTCAGGATCCGGACCAGGTCCTCCTGCCGCGCCGTGGACAGGCCACTGTCCGCGTCGTTGCTGCGCAGCTGCACCACCAGGGTGAACCCGAGCAGCGCCAGCAGCACCCAGATCAGCGTCCCGGCCGGAGCCGGCCGCTTCAGGCGCGGCCGGGCCGGAGCCGCCTCCTCGCGATCAAGATCACTTTCTTCGGCGGGCGGCTCGGGCGTGTCGCCCGTCGACTCATCGGGTGACGTGTCGGAAATCTCCGACTCACCCTCCCGGGGAGCCGCCTCGGCTTCCGGTGCGCTGTCCGCCACCGGATCCGCTTCCTCGCTTTCCGGTACGGCCGGCGCCTCCCCCACGGCCGGCGGCTTACGCCCCGCCGTCGGCAGGCCAAGATCCGGCGCCGCCAGATCGCGCCCGTTCTCCTCGCGCTCGGTCATCGAGTCCCCACGTAGTCCTCAGGCCCGGAACAGATGCCGGCGGATCGCCGCGACGTTACCGAAGATCCGCACGCCGAGCACGACCACGACACCGATGGAGAGCTGGTTGCCCACCCCCAGCTGGTCGCCCACATAGACGATCAGCCCGGAGACCAGCACGTTCGAGATGAACGAGACGACGAACTGCTTGTCGTCGAAGATGCCGTCCAGCTTGGCGCGCACCCCGCCGAACACCGCGTCCAACGCCGCCACCACCGCGATCGGCAGGTACGGCACCAGCTCGTGCGGCACCGTCGGATGGAACACGATGCCCAGCAGGACACCCACGAGCAGAGCGAGAACGGGGATCATCGGCCGCCTTCCGACGGTGAGCCGGCTGGCGCGGACGTGCCCGAGGGAGCGCCGGAGCCGGGAACGGACGAGGCGCCCGACGGAGCGGGCGGAGGAGTGCTCGGCGACGCCGACCGCAGCTTCAGCTCCGGCGCCGCGTTCAGGGTGACGTTCTTGACCTTGGTGGTGTCGAACGACAGGCCGAAGCGGGCCGACAACGTCTGGAAGAACGTCCCGGCCACCCCGGCCCGGAACTCTTTCGCCAGGTCGTCCGGCCCGATCGCCACCACCTCGTACGGCGTGGTCACCGGCCGGGTGTCGACCAGGATCGCCTCGCCGGCCTGCCGGATCGTCGACGTCGCGGTCAGCCGCTGCCCGTTGATCGCGATCGCCTCGGCGCCCGCCGCCCACAACGCGTTCGCCGCGAGCTGCAGGTCGGTGTCCTTGACCAGCCCCTCGGTCCGCCGCTCCCCGGTCACCGGGTCCACCGACGTCGGCCCGTCGCCCAGGACGATCTTCGCGCCGGAGCCCTGCACCGGCGCCAGCCCGGTCGCCGCCTCCAGGTTGCCGATCCCGGCCACCGCGGCCCCGCCCAGCTCCCGCTCGCGCAACCGGGCCACCTGGTCGGCGAGCAGATCGGCCCGCGCCTGGAGCGTCTCGGTCTGCGCGCGGCGTTTCTCCACCTGGGTGACCAGGGCGTCGCGGGCCTGGGTCCGGCCCGGCTCGTCGGCCACCGTCTGCTGGTATCCGACCACCAGCAGGAAACCGATCACGCCCGTGACGATCAGGGAGAGACCGCTGGTCAGCCGCTTGCGGGCACCGGTACGCCGGTGGCCCTCGGCGCGCCGGGCGGCGGCGTCGGCATAGCCGGGGTCGAGCGGGTTCTGGAACAGGGCGGTGAGGAAGTCCGGGCCGTACGTCCGTTTCCCGGAGGACGCGCCGTCGGGGTCCGGCGTCGACGTCGGCGGTGTGGTCACGGCGCGACCGCCGGAGCGGCGCCCGGCCCGTCCCGGTCGGCACGCAGCAGCTGCACGGTCTGCATCAGGTAGAGCACGCCGGCCGCCCAGTACAGCCCGAGCGCCCACCAGGCCAGGCCCCAGCCGATCGGGCCGGCCCAGCTCGCGATCGACGGCACCGCGTGCGCCAGCAGCAGGATCGGGAACGCGGCGAGCAGCACGAACGTGCCGGTCTTGCCGACGTAGTGCACCGGTGGCGGGCCGTATCCGTGCCGGCGCAGGATCAGCAGCGCGACCCCGACCACCGCCTCGCGCAGCAGCAGCGCGCCGGTCAGCCACCACGGGACGACGCCGCGCACGGTGAAGCCGATCAGCGTGGCCAGGATGTAGAGCCGGTCGGCGAACGGGTCGAGCAGCTCCCCCAGCCGGGACACCGAGTTCATCCGGCGGGCCACGTAGCCGTCGACCCAGTCGGTGGTGCCGCCGACCGCGAGCACGATCACGGCGGCCACGTCGTTCTCCGGGCCGAGCAGGAGATAGAGGAAGAGCGGGACGCCGAGCAGCCGGATGAAGCTGATCACGTTCGGAATCGTGAAGATCCGGTTCGAGGTCTCGATGGACGGCGCGGGCTGCGACATCGCCACGTCTTCCTCTCCCGCTGGGCTGCGAACTTCCCCCGGGCCGCGGGCACGTCAGTGCCGGGCCGCTCGCCGAGCCACTATAACCACCTGCCTACCGAGTGCCGTCGCGCAGTCACGCCCGCCACACCCCGTACCGCATCCTAGGAGGCTAGGCACCTACCTACCGGGATTGGCGGGCGGCGATATCGTGGCGCCGGTGAAGTCAGCGATGACGGTCTTGGTCTGCGGCGCGCTGGTCGCCGCCTGCACGGCGACCCCGGATCCCGGGCCGAGCGGCCCGGCCGGTGAGGGCGGCGTGGTCGCCTGGAGCGTCGAGACGGCCACCGGCTCGCACGACGCCTGGATCGTCCGGGACACGGCCGTGGTCCTGGACGGCTCGGCGTTGCTCGGCCTGTCCGCCGCCGACGGTTCCCCGCGGTGGCGGCTGCCCTACCCCGGTGACGAGACGACGTTCACGATCGCCGGCGGCATGGTGGTCGTGCAGCGGGGACACCACGGCGCGGTCGACGTGGTCGCCCCGGACACCGGGCGGATCGCCTGGTCGGTGCCGAGTCCGGTGGACGTCGTCGCCCGCGACGACGCGCTCTATCTCGATCCCTGTCCCGATCAGGGCAAGCCGGCCGCCTGCGCGGTCACGAAGCGCAGGCTCGCCGACGGCGCCACCCTCTGGTCCGTCGAAAACCCGGAGTTCCGCCTGCTGGACAACGTGATCGGCGGCCGGCGGCCACTGGCGCCGGCGGCGAGCGCCTACCTGCCGGTCATCCTGGCGCACGGCCGGGACGCGCTGCTGGACACCGCCACCGGGCGCCTGCTCCCCGGCCGGGCGAAACATCAGGCCTGGTACGCCGTCGCGGCCGGCCGGACCCTGGTCACCACCGACCACGACCCGCCGCCCGGCGACGACGACTGCACGGTGGCGGTCACCGCGGTCGACGGCCCGACCGGGAAACCGGCCTGGACCGGCAAGGTCTACAGCGGACGGCGCCCGGACGGCGAGTGCCACAAGCGGCTCAGCGACGCCTGGTCCGGCACCGTCATGTTCGGCTCCGGCAGCGACGTCGCCGCGGTGAACCGGAGCGGTCGCACCACGCTGACCGACTTCACCACCGGCACGGTCCGCTGGACCGCGCAGGAGCCCGGGGTGCCGATCGCCGCCGACGACCGGAGCCTGCTGGTCCGCGACAACGCCGAGGACGGCCCGGTGGCCCTGCTCGACCTGGCGACCGGGCGGCGCCTGTGGACCGCGCCCGACCCGGGTCTGCCCGTCTCGTCGGCCAGCTGGGCATCCGCCGTCGCGGGCGACCTGGTCGCGGTGATGGGCGCCACCGGCGACCGCCCGTACGTGCTGGTCTTCGATGCCCGGACCGGTCGGCAACTGGCCCGTCGCGGCGGCTGGCTGACCGGCCTCGGCACCGACTGGGTGATGGTCTCGACCAGCGCCGGCGCGAACCGTCTCCGGCTGGAGACGATCAGGTTCTAGAACGGCAGCGACCACAGGGACGAGCCCGCGGCCTCCAACCACGTCGTGGTGTTGACCACCCGCCCGCCGTCGATGTCGAGCATCACCAGGGCGAACGGCGCGTACCCGGCGCCGTCCGGCCGCATCTGCCAGAAAGCCGGCTGCCCGGAAGCCGCCACCGGCACCAGCCGATGCCCCACGCACGCCGCCTCCGGCGCCGCCATCGCCAGCCCGATCTGGTCGCGCCCGCGCAACCCCCAGGCGAACGGCGGCATCGTCGTCGTCGCGTCCTCGTGCAGCAGCGCGACCAACCCGGCCACGTCATGGCTCTCGAACGCCGCGCAGTACCGTTTCAGCAGCTCCTGCTGCTCGGCGTCGGCGGGACGCAGCACCTCCCCCGGCCGCGGCGCCACCGACCGCAGGGTCCCCCGCGCCCGCTGCAACGCGCTGGTCACCGACCCGGCCGACGTCTCCAGCAGCTCCGCGACCTCGGCCGCCGGCCAGCACAGCACGTCCCGCAGGATCAGTACCGCCCGCTGCCGGGCCGGCAGGTGCTGCAACGCCGCGACGAACGCCAGCCGCACCGTCTCCCGCTGCACCACCAGCGTCGCCGGGTCCTGCGCCAGGTCCAGCACCATCGCGTCCGGGATCGGCCGCACCTCCGCGCCGGCCGGCAGCAACGCACCGAACGGCTCCCCGGCCCGCGCCACCGGCGTCAGATCCAGCGGCAGCGCCCGCCGCGCCGCCCCGCGCAACAGATCCACGCAGACGTTGGTGGCGATCCGATAGACCCA
Above is a genomic segment from Actinoplanes ianthinogenes containing:
- a CDS encoding DUF881 domain-containing protein, yielding MTEREENGRDLAAPDLGLPTAGRKPPAVGEAPAVPESEEADPVADSAPEAEAAPREGESEISDTSPDESTGDTPEPPAEESDLDREEAAPARPRLKRPAPAGTLIWVLLALLGFTLVVQLRSNDADSGLSTARQEDLVRILSDLEARDSRLNTDIEALERSKQQLTSGVAGREAALEEASRRSQELGLLAGTIAGRGPGLEITLTKVKASDVLNTVQELRGAGGEVMQINSGTGASVRIVASSYFVDAAGGGIIADGERLTGPFRLLVIGPPGTMSTALQIPGGVVASVKSDGGSVTMDSRSMVEVTAVRKASALQYARPVS
- a CDS encoding small basic family protein, with protein sequence MIPVLALLVGVLLGIVFHPTVPHELVPYLPIAVVAALDAVFGGVRAKLDGIFDDKQFVVSFISNVLVSGLIVYVGDQLGVGNQLSIGVVVVLGVRIFGNVAAIRRHLFRA
- a CDS encoding DUF881 domain-containing protein, with the translated sequence MTTPPTSTPDPDGASSGKRTYGPDFLTALFQNPLDPGYADAAARRAEGHRRTGARKRLTSGLSLIVTGVIGFLLVVGYQQTVADEPGRTQARDALVTQVEKRRAQTETLQARADLLADQVARLRERELGGAAVAGIGNLEAATGLAPVQGSGAKIVLGDGPTSVDPVTGERRTEGLVKDTDLQLAANALWAAGAEAIAINGQRLTATSTIRQAGEAILVDTRPVTTPYEVVAIGPDDLAKEFRAGVAGTFFQTLSARFGLSFDTTKVKNVTLNAAPELKLRSASPSTPPPAPSGASSVPGSGAPSGTSAPAGSPSEGGR
- a CDS encoding CDP-alcohol phosphatidyltransferase family protein, whose amino-acid sequence is MSQPAPSIETSNRIFTIPNVISFIRLLGVPLFLYLLLGPENDVAAVIVLAVGGTTDWVDGYVARRMNSVSRLGELLDPFADRLYILATLIGFTVRGVVPWWLTGALLLREAVVGVALLILRRHGYGPPPVHYVGKTGTFVLLAAFPILLLAHAVPSIASWAGPIGWGLAWWALGLYWAAGVLYLMQTVQLLRADRDGPGAAPAVAP
- a CDS encoding PQQ-binding-like beta-propeller repeat protein encodes the protein MTVLVCGALVAACTATPDPGPSGPAGEGGVVAWSVETATGSHDAWIVRDTAVVLDGSALLGLSAADGSPRWRLPYPGDETTFTIAGGMVVVQRGHHGAVDVVAPDTGRIAWSVPSPVDVVARDDALYLDPCPDQGKPAACAVTKRRLADGATLWSVENPEFRLLDNVIGGRRPLAPAASAYLPVILAHGRDALLDTATGRLLPGRAKHQAWYAVAAGRTLVTTDHDPPPGDDDCTVAVTAVDGPTGKPAWTGKVYSGRRPDGECHKRLSDAWSGTVMFGSGSDVAAVNRSGRTTLTDFTTGTVRWTAQEPGVPIAADDRSLLVRDNAEDGPVALLDLATGRRLWTAPDPGLPVSSASWASAVAGDLVAVMGATGDRPYVLVFDARTGRQLARRGGWLTGLGTDWVMVSTSAGANRLRLETIRF
- a CDS encoding RNA polymerase subunit sigma-70; translation: MDEALAGLRIELTGYCYRMLGSGHEAEDAVQETFERVLRAAERFDAARGSLRTWVYRIATNVCVDLLRGAARRALPLDLTPVARAGEPFGALLPAGAEVRPIPDAMVLDLAQDPATLVVQRETVRLAFVAALQHLPARQRAVLILRDVLCWPAAEVAELLETSAGSVTSALQRARGTLRSVAPRPGEVLRPADAEQQELLKRYCAAFESHDVAGLVALLHEDATTTMPPFAWGLRGRDQIGLAMAAPEAACVGHRLVPVAASGQPAFWQMRPDGAGYAPFALVMLDIDGGRVVNTTTWLEAAGSSLWSLPF